A window from Solea senegalensis isolate Sse05_10M linkage group LG15, IFAPA_SoseM_1, whole genome shotgun sequence encodes these proteins:
- the tspan14 gene encoding tetraspanin-14 gives MHYYRYENTEVSCCYKYLMFSYNIIFWLAGAAFIAVGFWAWSEKGVLLDLTQVTRLHGFDPVWLVLAVGGITFILGFAGCVGALRENICLLKFFSGVIGFIFFLELTAAVLAVVFQSEVRVWINDFFLTNVKAYRDDIDLQNLIDSLQRTNHCCGAQDPKDWDLNVYFNCNGTNRSRERCGVPFSCCITDPADSVVNSQCGYDVRSKHEGEWSNFIYMKGCITALEDWLPRNLYTVAIVFIVISLLQMVGIYLARTLISDIEKSKFNY, from the exons ATGCATTACTACAGATACGAAAACACTGAGGTGAGCTGCTGCTACAAGTATCTGATGTTCAGCTACAACATCATCTTCTGG ttggCTGGAGCTGCCTTCATCGCTGTTGGTTTCTGGGCCTGGAGTGAAAAG GGAGTTCTGTTGGACCTGACCCAGGTGACCCGGCTGCATGGTTTCGATCCAGTCTGGTTGGTTCTGGCGGTGGGCGGAATCACCTTCATCCTGGGCTTCGCTGGCTGTGTGGGCGCTCTGAGAGAAAACATCTGTCTGCTCAAGTTT tTCTCCGGTGTCATCGGCTTCATCTTCTTCCTGGAGCTGACCGCTGCGGTGCTAGCCGTGGTTTTTCAGAGTGAGGTCAGAGTATGGATCAACGACTTCTTCCTGACCAATGTGAAAGCGTACAGAGATGACATCGACCTGCAGAACCTCATCGACTCCCTGCAGAGGACG AACCACTGCTGTGGAGCTCAGGACCCAAAGGACTGGGATCTGAACGTCTACTTCAACTGTAACGGCACCAATCGCAGCAGAGAGAGGTGTGGAGTTCCATTCTCCTGCTGCATCACTGACCCTGCT GACTCGGTGGTAAACAGTCAGTGTGGCTACGACGTGAGGAGCAAACACGAG GGCGAATGGAGTAACTTCATCTACATGAAAGGCTGCATCACTGCGCTGGAGGACTGGTTACCACGTAACCTGTACACAGTCGCCATCGTCTTCATCGTCATCTCTCTGCTGCAG ATGGTGGGGATATACCTGGCCAGGACTCTGATCTCTGACATTGAAAAATCCAAATTCAACTACTGA
- the wu:fj16a03 gene encoding uncharacterized protein wu:fj16a03 produces MKVPVFLLLLLLPLCSAQKFYIECYGQDFLLVNNDVLKCSADVEQACYTRATGDKGCTRLENCSRDGWVCCRSNLCNI; encoded by the exons atgaagGTTCcggtgtttctgctgctgctgctgctgccgctctGCTCAG ctcAAAAGTTTTACATTGAATGTTACGGCCAAGACTTTTTATTGGTCAACAACGATGTGCTGAAATGCAGCGCTGACGTGGAACAGGCCTGTTACACCAGAg CTACCGGAGACAAAGGTTGCACTCGCCTGGAAAACTGCTCTCGAGATGGTTGGGTCTGTTGCCGTAGCAACCTGTGCAACATCTGA